From Daucus carota subsp. sativus chromosome 6, DH1 v3.0, whole genome shotgun sequence, the proteins below share one genomic window:
- the LOC108225139 gene encoding NADPH:quinone oxidoreductase → MEAIAKPVIKVVAISGSIRKASFNIGLIRSVIDISKELNNGVKVEYVDISPLPMLNTDLEVNGTFPPAVEAFRQKIAEADCYLFASPEYNFSVTAPLKNAIDWASRPPNVWADKAAAVVSAGGGWGGGRSQYHLRQIGVFIDLHFINKPEFYLNAFEPPAKFDADGTLIHAESKERLKKVLLSLHAYALRLKGK, encoded by the exons ATGGAGGCAATAGCTAAACCAGTCATCAAAGTTGTAGCCATTTCTGGTTCCATCCGCAAAGCTTCCTTCAATATTGGTCTTATCCGTTCAg TGATTGACATTTCCAAGGAGTTGAATAATGGTGTAAAGGTGGAATATGTGGATATATCACCTCTGCCAATGCTCAACACTGATCTTGAGGTAAATGGAACATTCCCTCCGGCTGTGGAGGCCTTTCGGCAAAAGATTGCGGAAGCTGATTGCTACCTCTTTGCCTCACCTGAGTACAACTTTTCAGTCACTG CTCCTTTGAAGAATGCAATAGATTGGGCATCAAGACCACCGAATGTTTGGGCTGACAAGGCTGCTGCAGTTGTTAGTGCTGGAGGGGGTTGGGGAGGGGGTCGCTCACAATATCACCTCCGTCAAATAGGAGTATTCATTGACCTTCACTTTATTAACAAGCCAGAGTTTTACTTGAACGCCTTTGAACCTCCTGCCAAGTTTGATGCCGATGGAACCCTTATTCATGCGGAGTCAAAGGAGAGGTTGAAAAAGGTCCTTCTGTCTCTGCACGCCTATGCTCTGCGGCTCAAAggaaagtaa
- the LOC108224814 gene encoding small ribosomal subunit protein eS27y: MALSNDIDLLNPPADVEKRKHKLKRLVKTPNSFFMDVKCMGCFNISPVFSHSQTAVVCHKCNAVLCQPTGGRARLTGGRAHA, from the exons Atg GCGTTATCGAATGATATAGATTTGTTGAACCCTCCAGCTGATGTTGAGAAGAGGAAGCACAAGCTTAAGCGTCTTGTTAAGACTCCTAATTCTTTTTTCATG GATGTGAAGTGCATGGGCTGCTTTAACAT ATCACCTGTGTTTAGCCACTCCCAAACTGCTGTGGTGTGTCATAAGTGCAATGCAGTCTTGTGTCAGCCAACTGGTGGTCGGGCTCGGCTTACAGGTGGCCGAGCTCATGCTTAG
- the LOC108224398 gene encoding aspartyl protease AED3 — protein sequence MKASNPLVLFNIIFCTFALICISTTQGQVCNKPQKGSTLQVFHVFSPCSPFRPQKSISWEESVLQMQSEDKTRLLYLSSLAVAKKQVVPIASGRGLIQSPTYIVRALVGTPPQTFLMAVDTSSDAAWVPCSGCIGCPSSTFASEQSTSFKTLGCEAPQCKQVLNPTTCTATACSFNTTYGGSTVAANLSQDSLKLATDIIPSYTFGCIQQTTGNSVPPQGLLGLGRGPLSLLSQTQSLYQSTFSYCLPGYKSLNFSGSLRLGPTGQPIRIKYTPLLKNPRRSSLYYVNLLGIRVGPKIVDIPASAFAFDPATGAGTIFDSGTTFTRLVQAAYIPVRDEFRRRMGKTAIVSSLGGFDTCYTVPVTIPTMTFMFSGMNVTLPQDNFLIHSSSGSTTCLAMAAAPDNVNSVLNVIANLQQQNHRVLFDVPNSRLGVSRETCT from the exons ATGAAGGCCTCAAACCCTTTAGTCCTCTTCAACATTATCTTCTGTACATTTGCACTTATCTGCATCTCTACCACCCAAGGCCAAGTATGTAACAAACCACAAAAAGGCTCAACCCTCCAGGTCTTCCATGTCTTCAGCCCTTGCTCGCCGTTTCGGCCCCAAAAATCCATCTCATGGGAAGAAAGTGTGCTTCAAATGCAGTCAGAGGACAAAACCAGGCTCCTCTACTTGTCAAGCCTGGCCGTCGCGAAAAAACAAGTGGTGCCTATAGCCTCAGGCAGAGGATTGATACAGAGTCCAACTTATATTGTGAGGGCTTTGGTTGGAACCCCTCCACAGACATTCCTTATGGCTGTTGATACTAGTAGTGATGCTGCTTGGGTGCCTTGTTCTGGCTGCATTGGCTGCCCTTCTTCGACTTTCGCTTCCGAACAATCCACATCTTTCAAGACTCTTGGTTGTGAAGCTCCCCAATGCAAACAG GTGCTAAACCCCACCACCTGCACAGCCACTGCATGCAGCTTCAACACAACCTACGGAGGCTCCACCGTCGCAGCCAACCTCTCACAGGACTCCCTGAAACTCGCAACAGACATAATCCCAAGCTACACTTTCGGCTGCATTCAGCAGACCACAGGCAACTCAGTGCCACCACAAGGCCTTCTTGGTCTAGGCCGTGGTCCTTTGTCACTTCTGTCACAAACTCAAAGCCTTTACCAATCCACATTCTCTTATTGCTTGCCTGGCT ACAAGTCACTCAACTTCTCAGGCTCACTCCGGTTAGGCCCAACCGGTCAGCCCATTCGGATCAAGTATACTCCATTACTCAAGAATCCCAGAAGGTCATCCCTTTACTATGTCAATTTACTTGGCATCCGAGTTGGCCCGAAAATCGTTGACATCCCTGCTAGCGCATTTGCATTCGATCCGGCTACTGGCGCAGGAACCATCTTCGACTCCG GCACCACCTTCACCAGGCTAGTGCAAGCAGCTTACATTCCAGTGCGAGATGAATTTCGCAGACGCATGGGCAAGACCGCGATAGTATCCTCCCTAGGAGGATTCGACACGTGTTATACCGTTCCCGTCACAATACCCACGATGACATTCATGTTCAGTGGCATGAATGTGACACTCCCTCAGGACAACTTCCTGATCCACAGCAGCTCTGGGAGCACGACCTGCCTGGCCATGGCCGCGGCGCCTGATAATGTCAACTCCGTCCTCAATGTCATCGCGAACCTGCAACAGCAGAACCATAGAGTGCTCTTCGATGTTCCAAACTCCAGGCTTGGCGTGTCCCGGGAGACCTGcacttaa